A region of the Vanrija pseudolonga chromosome 2, complete sequence genome:
GCCGACAGCGTACTCTGCGAGCTTGCCGCTGTCCGACTCGACGGTGAGGAAGCGCGAGACCGACATCTGGTTGGTGGTAAGGGTGCCAGTCTTGTCCGAGCAGATGACGTTGGTGCAGCCGAGCGTCTCGACCGAGGGAAGGTTGCGAACAATGGCGCCTCTCTTGGCCATCTTCTTTGTGCCGAGCGCAAGACACGCAGTGATAACAGCGGCGAGACCCTCGGGAATGGCAGCGACCGCAAGAGCGACGGCAATCTTGAGGTAGTAGATGGCACCCTTGAGCCAGCCGTGGTGCGAGGGGTCGGAGAAGTGGCGGATGTTGATGAGCCAGGCGGCGATGCAGATGACGGAAATGACCTTGGCAAGCTGGTCTCCAaagtcgtcgagcttgcgcttcAGAGGAGtcttctcctcctcttcgtcgtccttggAGATGCTCTGGTGGATCTGGCCGAGCGCGGTGCGCTCGCCAGTAAGCACAACCAgagcgcgggcagcgccgTTGACAACAGTGGTTCCCGAGAAGAGCATGTTGGTCATGTCCTGCTTGACGGCCTTCTCGTCACGGATCGGGCCCTCAGTCTTGCCGACCGACATGGACTCGCCGGTGAGCATGGCCTGGTCGACGCGGAACGACGAAGAGGAGAACGAGAGGATGAGGCAGTCGGCGGGGATGCGGTCGCCAACGTGGACAGAGACGACATCGCCGGGGACGAGCTCGGAGGCGGGGACCTTGATGAGTCTGCCGGAGCGGAGAACGTGggcctcgtcgggcgagtACTCGCGAAGAGCCTGGCGGGTTAGCAGCTTCCACCGATGACACCCACGTCaatggccttctcggcgttgGTCTCCTGGATGACGCCGACCGTGGCGTTGGCTATGAGAATCAAAAGAATGACAAGGGGCTCGACAAAGGCCGTCATCCACGACGCGCCGGGCTGGTTGACATCCTCGAAGAGAGCGAGGACGAACGATAcgaccgccgagccgaggaggatgagcaCCAGCTGGTCCTGGAACTGGGCGAGGATGAGTTTGAACAGGGAGGTGGGCGCCGAGTCGGGAAGCACTGGGTCGTCAGTATCATGCATGCGCTTTGCCAGGATGGTCGGGCTACCGGCGATGCAACGCAAGCTGCCTTTGCCGCCATCTCAAACGTGGCACGCGGCCACTTACCATTGTCGCCGTAGAGCGCACGGTTGCGCCCAAGCTGCTCCTCGGTCAGACCCGTCTTTGGGTCGGTGCCGTAAAAAGCGAGCGCATCCTCTGGTGTATGCGTCCAGGCGTTGGACAGCATGGTGAGCTGGGGTGCGATGTGTTGGCTGGTGAAGGCCGACTGGAAACGAATGGAAGATGTGGAAAAAGTCTGGAGCGATGATGTGCCGTGAAAGCGGCCCGATAAGATGGatcggtggaggtggggtggggggccACTCAAAGGCCACCACAACGCAACTGGTCAGTCTCTGTCCCTGGCTCTGATTctgcggccgaggcggcggcggcgccggcgtctaGGGTGGCACGCTGCAAAGCGCGCGCTTGCGAGTCGCCACGTAGCTCAGTGTTTGCTGGCACGCGTGCGATGCCCCAGTTTGTCATCAGCCCTTGTGAGCCATGCGTCAAGCAGGGAAAAAGGTCGTACGCAGTGCCGTGTTAGGTTGCGGCCACTCGTCCTCCCTTTGCTtggacgccgagccggccgagCAGGAAGCAAGGAGGACAGACGGCCACACGGACCGATCGCAGAGACACGGAGAGTGGACAAGGAGCTCCACGTTTGTGGCGACTACCAGGGAGGATGAAATAACGAGGCGCGTCTGGCAGTCTCGCGGTCTCGTCACGCGCGCGTGTCAGCCCTCCACTTTCTGCCTTCCTCACGGTCCACGCACAAAGACAATCAGCGACAACATCGACAAACTCACAACAACGACACAAAGCCTCGCTCGacgggtcgagcgagcacaCCAAACCTCCACGAGCAATGGCCCAGCCCATCCTCTACCACTGTGCGCACCTCGAgacgccccgcgcgccgctcccagCAGGCTACGTCTCGTCCTTTGCCGACTTTGCCCCGCTCGACCGGCTCTACTTTTGCGAGGAATGCGACGCTGTTCGGTGCGAGGGCTGCGTATCTGTCGAGGTCGCCAGCTACTTTTGTCCAAACTGTTTATTCGATGTGCCCGGGTCGAATGTGCGAGGTGACAAGAACCGGTAGGTTTGGAGGGAAGGCAAAGGAAAGGTCGCTGACAAGACAAGCTGCGCACGGTCCTGCTTCTCTTGTCCGCGCTGTTGTACGTCACTCACTGGAATCGGAACGGATATCCCTGGGACGTCGGGCGCGTCATCGAGAGAGCATACCACTGGGCCACCTTACTTTCTCATCTGCCCCGCTTGCAAATGGTCCAGTCGAGAGATTGGGTGGCTCTTTGACAAGCCGTCGGCGCTAGCAAGTGGGTTAAAGGATTCAACCTATACTGACCCATACAGGCCAACTTCCCAAGGTCTACACCCAGCCTGAGGAAGTGCAGAGCGAGTttgacgcgctcaaggaccaCCTCGACAAGTTTGTGCAGCAATCAGCGCCCCCCACACGAGCCCAGGCGCACAAGAGAACGCCATCACGTCATATTGCCCAGTTGACGCAGGCAGCCCAGCGCGCCTTAAGACGAGATGTTCCCGGCCTCACACGGCATCGGGCACGCGTCCCAGGCAAGGACGAGAAGATTGAGAAGGCGGGCTGGGACGAACTAGCCCCTTACACGGCCAAGGGTTCGTGGCGGCAAGATGGACTCGAGCGTGGAACACAGGACGTCGATGACATGATGTCGATTGAGGGAGAGGAAGTGGCGACTCTGGACAAGAGGTGGGCAAGCAGCCGACAGCCCGCAATAATGTCAAGGTGAGCCCAACAACACTCGGAGCACTGCGCTGAACGGAGCAGCGAGACGGTGCCGCAACGCATCCGTCTGCAGACCAAGCTGAACAAGCGGTGCCCACACCCCACATGTCGCTCGGTTCTCATCCAGCCCGACACCAAGAGCATTCGCATGCTCGTCAAGAGTGTCGCGACCAGCTATCTTCCGGCCATGGAGCTGggacgccgccgatgccgctcAGGGGATCAGCTGCCGTCGGACGCGACCGACGAAGACTGGgagcgacgtcggcgcgaaAGGCGTCGTACTCGGGCCCACTTGCCCAACGAAGTGGACCAAGATCTTTCTGATCCTTTGCGTCCCGGAGAAGTGGTAAGTCTCAGAGAAGACTAGTCCAGCAACCTTAAGTTGTACCTGACAGTGGCAGTACACCTTTCAAGTAGCCTTCACCAACCCGCTGTACGATCCGATCCAGATCCGCCTGGGCAACGCGCACCAGGCGCGTCACGCGGTGCCAGTCAACCACCACGTCCACATTCCGACCGCGCATTTCACGGTTGGCGCCCTCAAGGAGGCATGGGCGTATGACGATGAAGATGAGGACGACACTGgtgccgaagccgacgactcggcagCCGACGAGGCACGCAAGTCGTCGCGTCTGAGCCTAGGCGGGTCGTCTCTCCGCCATCGGAGTACGCGTGACGTCGGAGTGGAGAAGAAGGGGAACGTGACCAAGGTCGGGCTCGAGGTTGAGATTCGCCCTGGCGCAGAGAAAGGTCCTGTCGAGGTGCGTGTTGAATCTTTTGGCAGCACAATGAGGGACAACACCGAAAGCTAACGCGGCCGTGCCTGAAGTTTGATCTCGAGGTGCGATTCACCTAccgtgccgacgacgacggcggcggcggcaaggacggaGGAGGCAAGGAGGAATACAAGACGTTTACATTTTGGGTTCGTGTGTGCGCCGGCAACATTGCATAGTTGGTAATAAGGACTGAGGACGGGTAACTGTGGCTTGGACAAAGCGCAGGTGGTAGGGTGGCGCAAGGGTTGCCAGGGGCCCGAGTTTGCCGATGTATATTGTGGATGTCTGGTTAAGGGTGCTACGGCTCTCTCTACTGGATTCAGGGGCCCTTGTTGAGCTTGTGGCCTTGCTGCTGTCAGTGACGAACGGgcacgcgacgacggtgggCGGGCAGCACAAGTAGTGTCCGAGCAGCCCCAGCTGCCCGCCTGACAGCTAGGATCAATGGTGTTCGTCGTACCCCCATACTAGGATCTCTATGGCTGTTCGAATGCAGAGGGACCCGCAGAGCAGCAGGGCGTAAAGCAGGCGATGCGGGCGATGAAGGACGTTGGTAACCTGAAAGGTGGACAGATCCGGTCAGTGACCGTTTAAGCTACAAGGTGTACGTTAGCCttggttgtcgtcgtcgtcgccgcgtcaGGAGGAGGGGAGAGGAACAAGCAGGACAAGGTGCAAAGCATCCTAGGAGCACATGCTTCTCGACTGTGCAAACGAaccactgctgctgctgctgctgctgctgctgctgcagtgaTACCCTTTATTTCCATCTCGGCGCTGCATACAAACACTGCATCGTCAGCTGCTGCATCGTTGATATTTTGCCCCACTACAACGACAAGTCTCTGGCCAGCAATCGCCGAAAAGCCAGCAGCcatccagccagccagccagccaggcaacAATCGCAACCAGCCCGCAAaacacgccgcgccgtcatTCGCCGTCCCCGTCCGTTCTTTGCCCTcacgtcgcgccgagcgaaCGGACACCTGTGCGCATTCATTTCATTCACGACTTTGGCGTGGacctgcccgccgcgccgcgcaccactctctctctgccgctgctgcccgtgTGACACGACCCGCGGCGCTCCCGGCCTAGtgacgcgacggcggcgctaCTTCTAGGGGTACCGTttcgcgcgccgcgtgtgTTGGttgggctggcggcgcatCAACTGGCGCGCATCTCGCCTTAGGACTTAGCCTggcgtcggtcggtcggtaGGCTCGCAAGTGGTATACCACGATCCAACGGCCCGACATCGAGCACGGggaggacaaggacggccTCAAAGCAAGACACAACTCTCTGGTGcgacgacacacacacacactcgaCGCCATCACAGCCCATCCCCTCCTCCCACATCCCCACAATCCGTGTCATCAATCATCGTCTTCCATCATTGTTGGCACACAAGCCCCCTCACACGCCcgtgcgtgctgctgctagGCCTATCTTcccggccgacgcgcacaAACCCCTCTCTCCACCTTCTTGGAACAAgagacaacaacaacaacacactcGAGTCACTCAACCACCACAATAATCGCCCACGAGCACAtgttctcgagctcgtcgggtGGTACAGTCTTAACCGCCTCGCCACCACAGCTATATCTGAGCAGTAAGCACCCATCACCCCCGTCACTCATCGCACGACCACTGCTCACGCGCGCACAGCAATGCCCGAATACTCTACACAACCAACGGGCACTGacgctactgctgctgctgctgctgctgctggcgctcaTGCCCCCGGCGACCCAAAACGACGCTCAACCGGTGCGTCAGACGCTCTCCAGTACTACTGGTCGTCATCAGcaggcgagcgcgccagcagcaccggctCGTCGTTTGGAATGTCGCCCATCGACTCGTCCCCGCGCCCCAACATTCTCTCGTCGCCGTACACGCTATCGCCGCACCCAATACTGCACGAGGAGAGGTCGCACAGAAGTTTACGCGAGCTCGTGcaagaagaggaagaagaagaccGCCGAAGGATAATTGGGAGCAGCGATGGCAACTCTACGATCAGAGCCAAGTCGTCCACAACAAACCCAAATGTCGCTGGCACGACATGGGACCCAAGGTTCGCAGACGCTACCGAGGGAGACCGCCCAGACCGACGAGAGCGCACCCACGGGATGGAGAGGACACGCCTACTCATCCCAGAGGGCGAAAACGGCTCGTCCGATGCTGGTCCAGGAAGCAATCGGCATATCCACCTCATCTCGTACTCGAGCGACGGAAGCATGAGCGCGCTCGCTTCCGGCCCATCTGTCCCCAGCTCGCTCAACAAGCTCTCGCCGGGCACGCCAGGGAGCCCGTCAAactcgagcgagagcgagtacTCGTTCTTGGACGAAGACCCGGTTGCGCCACCAAGACGCGAAGAGCAAAGAGCAAGCACGATTGCCCGCAACCAACAGCACCGGCACGGTGTTGTGgacgcggacggcgagctccACGTCTTGTTAGATCCAACGTTTGAGGAATGGGCGCACCAGCGTATCTGGGGCCACGGGGATCCCGACAGCTCTGCGCCAAACTCGACCGACGTGCACAGCTCGGACCACAGCTCGCGCTACAACTCGGTGCCCAACTCGCAGCCCAGCTCGCAGCCACCTTCGAACCCCGTCAGCCCGCCATTGCATCCCCCTCAGTCCAACAATGAGCCATGGCGAACCCCAACccagccgccgtcgctcgaccatacggccatctcgccgatCGACTGGCCAACGCGTACCCCTTCTCCGGGTCTGACGCTAAATAAccgggcgtcgtcgtcgaccaccaccgccccagACCGCACGCCACGGAACAGTCAAGCACAGACTCCGCGGGCGTCGTTCAGGCCCTCACCACCCGCAGGAGATAGCCCAAACGCCCGCCTCCTGTTTGTGGCGTCGTCTGATTTGCCACGCCGATCACTCGACacgctgcagcagcacgagaACCCGggccttggtctcggcgGACCTGGCGTCGGTCAGCGCAGTGGACAGTCTGGCTCGCCCGTACCACCCGGGACGCCGGGCCGCTTGGAGGATCTCGACCATCCGAGAAGCGCGCCACCGACGAAGACGTCGTTTACTGACATTGGTGTTGTTGGGTCTGATACGCGCGCGGCCCGTGCGACCTCGTTACAGGCACCTGCCCCCATCACGGCCCAAACAACAAAGTCTCAAAAGCTCTTGTCACCAGAAGAGGCTACACCACTAGCtacggcgcgccgcagccctgagccaccaccccgcagcgagcggcggaaGCAGTGAGTCGTACGAGCAGCGCACCGATACTGATACGTGCCCCAGGACACCCAACAGCGACACGGCGATCCCTTTGGTCAGCGAACCCGAGGAGATGTCGCCCATCTCTCCTGTTGCCGGtctcggcacgccgctgcctACCATCATCAACACGGCGAGCACCCCCGTCGCGTCCCCGCAGGCACCAGGCCGAACTGCCGCTGGTGCACGGTCACACGCTGCCTCGTCACCTGTCCCGGCACCGATGCAGCGATACGGCTCCGActcgcccaagcccaagcccaagacaGCCCCCGGTACCATCCAGGATCTGACCGACATGCTTGGCGGTGCCATTGACGACATTGGGTTGGTCGATTCGCGCAACACGCCGCCTCCTGGTATCCCGCTGAAGGAGACCGGCATGCTCGCCTCTCTCCCGGCTCGCTCCACGTCGTCCACTCAAAGCAGATCAGCTTCGCATGGCAGCGCTACGACAGTCACCTCCAAGTCGATCGAGGATCacgcgtcggccgtgtcgccTACCATGTCGACGttctcggcagcctcgacctcgttCTCGGCATCGCCCTCTGCAccctctcgcccctcgcccctTGCTCCAGCAGCCGGGTCATCATCCAGCAATGTCGGCCTGGGGCTGACAGGCGGTGTGGGCGGCGGTCCTCAACGGCCCGGGGCGTCGAGACATGTGCGCAAGGCGTCGTCCATCTTATCTTTACGGTCGTCCAACCATTCGTTCTCTCCGACGGTGCCTACCTTCACGGCCTCAACACAGCAGCTCCCATCAGCCGTCTTGTTTGGTAACATCAAGGCGCTAAGGACGGCGGGCGAACGCGCCCGCGCGTACGCAAGCAGTCTGGAGGCCCTAGCAGAGGCAGACTCAGGGCTGCGAGCATGGTACACGGTAGCTCTGAGCGGCGCACGGCCGCAGCGTCCGGTCGTACTCGGCGGAGGGGGCAAGGCTTCGACAATGTCTCACCTCGGGTTCTCCGACGTTCCGGGTTCGATGTTCAACCTCAACCTGTACGAGCCGTCGCAACGCAACGTTTCCGCCGGATCAGAGTTTCCTATGCGACCGGACGCGTACTCTGCACGTGAGATCTCGGTGCGCAACCTTGACCCATCGGACGGGCCGACAGCGCTTCCGCCAAACTTGCCATACCCACAGCTGCAGTCTCAGCTCGCCGGGAGCAACGTCCGGCCATCGACTTCGCTGCAGAGCAtcgcgagcgtgtcgacgaACACGACcaagcgcggcgggggcggcttCTTCTCTGGCATTGGGCGTGCgctcaagaaggacaaggacccGGGCCTAGGCCCGCCCACGGGGCAACTGGGAGGAGGCCTGACGACGCTCAACCCAGGTGCATCGTCATCGAAGCGCGACCTGAAGAGCGGTATCAACAAGGGCTACACTCCGCCGCCCGGAGGGCGCGCTTCACTCGACTCTCTTGGCGATAGCTCGCTAGTCGCACCTGTTCCACGTGCTCTTGGCCCGCGAGGACCACGGGAAGGCATCCCTACGAGTCGTGTGAGCATGGACGTCCCGCGTCCTATGGGAACTCAGGCAATGCCACGAGGCAGCCTCGATGGCGGAGGCCCGCGCACGGCCGCACgcatgggtggtggtggcggcggcggctttggcgggCTGGGCTTTGGGACAGGAGTGCAGGGAGGGTCTCGAACGCTGTCGCCCCTCGCACGTGGtgactcggcgtcggtgtcggaCGCCGATGTGCAGCAGCTGTGTGACTATATCCCGCATGCGGACCGGGGTGTCGCGCGGGTGTACATTCAGCGGTACAAGGGATTGGCTGAGGCTGTCACGTGAGTGTGGGGTGGACGGGTGTGTCTATGTGGCCTTGCTGACAATGACAGGGCGTATatcgaggacgacaagaaCGGTGTGCTGATGAGGGCGGGGGCGTAGTGTCTGGGGCGTATGTCGTATCGTTGAGGGGAGATCGgatagcagcagcagtacaTATAAGCAGCCAACGAGCGGACTATTATTTATTGGGATGTATCTGGAGTCGACAGTCGACAACGGTGATGGTGGCTGCTGTCGGtggcagcgcgacgagcgccacTGGCGAGCCGTGCGGTCCACGGCCGACCGAGAGACAGCTTGAGCCATCACGACGACCCCGTTAATCCGAGAGTGAAATGTGCGATAGGGCGGCCCAAGCATGCGCACTGGCCGGAGGGGGGAGCATGCATGGGGACGAGTGCGAGCGAGGGGAAGGTTGTTTACTGCTTGGTTGGTGAGTTGTCGTATCTCCCATTGCCAGTCCGAAACGCCGATACCGAACGCGCCGAAACGAAGCTGACCGATGGAGAGACAGTCGCAGTCGCAGTCGCCGCGATCGCCACGGGAGGGGAGCGCGGagctggccgctggcgcaGCAGTCGGGCGCCCCGCGAGCCGATCGCCGCCCGACAGCACAACAGCGGGTACTAcggtgcgctcgccgcgtgccgcctcGGAGCAGCTACGGCgtgagcgcagcgagcgcgagcgggagAGGGAGCGGCAGCacgagagggagagggagcgacagcacgagcgcgagaggGAGCAGGAGCGAGAACGGCATCGACAGCGACAACACCACGACGAGTAtcaccacggccacggggGGCACCACGGGCACCAGCAATACCACGCGCACCACCACTCGACGCACCACTCGCCGCGACACCGACCACAGCAGCACACCCCGCCTACGGCGGCGCAccacacgccgcgcgcgtcgctggcctccgcgtcggcgtcgtacTCGCCCCGGCAGGCGCACACGAACCCGCACTACGCTCACGGGCACCCGCACGGGCACTACACGCCGCGGCATGTGAGCGGGCCGGtaccgctgccgctgccggcggtggcTAGTCCGCGGgctgggggaggaggtggcggcggacaccacggccacgggcACGGCagcggctctggcggcggtcACCACGGCCACAGCAGCCACGGCCACGCGCACTCTTCCGCGTCGACgatcggcctcggcctctcgACCGGCACGTCGCGGAccccctccccgccgacacccgtcgacgaccccgaCTGGACAGACGGCGAGTTCGTGCTCGAGTCGACGGATTTCATGCGGTTTAGGGTACCGAGTTATTATCTGTTTGCGGCGAGGTGAGCGGGGCTGGGATGGGCGTACGTCGTGGTGCTGACTTGAGCTCAGCGCGGCGttccgcgacgccgctgcgTCCGCCGCTACAGCCTCTGCTTCCGCTGCTGCACGCCCCGACGCAGTCGacatcgacgccgacgccgaagccgacgacgacgacgacgcgccacACGGCGGGCACTATGTGCGCTTCTCCGACGCAGGCGAGACGGCCGCCGTCATccgcctcttcctcgagtTCATAGTGTACGCGCGTGTCGAggtgcccgacgacggcacgacgctcgactcgctccgCTGCATGCGGGCCATCGTGCTCTTTTTGAAGCGGTACGACTGCCTCCCGACACTGCAGCTGTATCTGACCTGCCTGCGCGAGGTGGTGCGCCAACCCTCCAACATTAGCCCGTTGGCGGCgttcgtcgccggcgcgacggccggcgACGCGTTCACTTGCAGCACGGCACTCGACATCACCGACTGGGTGTGGCGCATGATGGACCGCCAGAACctgcccgccagccccgACGCAAACGTCTTCGACCCGCACCACATGCCCGTGGCGGTCTGGCAGCTCATCCCGCCCATGTATACCTGGGcgctgacgacggcgtggacTGGGACGGAGGAGCATCTGGTGGGTgtgtgcgcgccgagcggagcgaggcggcggggcgaggcgagtgAGGTTCAGCCCTGCTGGCTGGACGGAACGAGGTGCACGCCATTCACGACCAACAGCTGActccccaccccccagcACCGCCACTCGTCCCCCGGCCGCAGGGGCATGAGCGACggctcgagcagcgtcggcgagctcgtcagcCGTAAAGTGCACAGCTGGCAGCAGTGGCTCTGAGGAGGGCGATGGGGGGAGCGATGACGGTGCCGGCTGTTATTGTTGCAAGCAAGGCACGCCCACCTGCCGGCTGCCGACTGCCGACTGCCACATCTTGTAGATacccacacgcacgcacacacacacaacttCTGTATACTAGTCGGCCAACTGCTCACTTGCCTGCTTGTTTGAtgcccgcctgccgccgtacgacgacgaccaatGGAGCACGTACGtgccccgtcgccgacgtgtAGCCGCGCTGTACATATTGCCCGTAGCGTGCGCTTGTCGAGACGCCGCTCCGCGCTCTGACGACCAGAGATGTCACCGCGccgactgcctgcctgcttaccctcgccgccacgcccgccacgccacaccgCTCGGGCAAGCCGACGATCACGATACACCCCCACCCGACGATCCCGACAACGACACGGTCGTCATCACTCCACCGCAATCTGCCGGCAAAAGCGTCACAAGCCTGCCCACGGGCACTTTAACGCAACCTGACTTGCGCACGACTTTGGTACCGCGTCCCGCTCCGCCTGCTCCGAGACACAACCCACACCGCCCCCtccctgcccctgcccctgctTCTCCCCCCAGCCGTCGTAATGATACATGCCTGTACTATGATacgccgcgcccagcccGTCTGTTCTTGTGTGGGGCAGACAGAGCCACAGCGCTACAACGCAGTGCGACCcagagtgagtgggggagAAGTGGCTGCAAGCCGACAAGGGGTACACGTATTCCGTACAATCggggggcgacgaggcgacgagtCGCGGGTCGGGCGGTCGGGGtttgttggtggtggtgcctaGATGATGTTGATGGGAACCAGGTGCCAAGGGTCTTTagctgtcgtcgttgactcgtcgtcgacgcgcctgCGCCTACGCGCCAGAGctctcgcgcagcgcgcgggcACTGAGAGGAGGTGGGGGCAGCCCATTGGGTGGGGGGCCGCGAGACGCTCCGTTAgagccaccgccaccaccaccctcaGACTCGGCGAAGAGTACCCGCGCTGTTCCACCAAATGACACTTGGCCGTCCGACGCCTGTCGTTTGCGTGCAGGGCTCGGCGAGTGAGCCAGGAACATcatgagctcgacggcgttcttgtcctcctcgcctcgtccagccatctcctcgggctcggtgATGCGCTCAATGTCACGAGAGTTGTTGCGCGAGTGACCTCCAGACCTTGCACCagacggcgtgcgcgagtgCGCGTGGTAAGACAGGTCGCGTTCGCGGTCAACAGGTCGGTTGTTGCGCGAGGCAGATGCCTCAGGCTGGCGTGCTTCCcaccagccaccaccaccgccgcggaaCGCAGCACTGCTGTCCATGCTTGCTCCACGGTGGCGCGTGTGGCTCGATGGCGTGCGGAGCCCAGCTGGCGGAGGCAGCGACGGAGGCGGGGGACCAAGTGGCCGCGAGTCACGCTGATCGCGGGGATCCCGGTAGTCGCGTCCGTCGCCTCCACGGGCGTCACGCGGGAACTCGGGCACGGCAAAGCTCTGAGCACGCGGCCGGGGCGGTGGCATGTCGGGTGAGAAGGGCGGAGGGAGGCTCGCGGCCGACTGGATGGGCGGAAGGAGTGGCCCGTCACCACGCGCGAGGGAACGCTCGGCATTCGACGCGACCGGCGAACGTCCTGATCCGAGCATAAACGTTAAtgccttggcggcgtccaCGTCCTGCGTTGACGGTCTCTCGCGGAGGTTGCTGTGCGACTGCGAGCGCTTCTTTGTGCCCTTCTTAGGTCGAAGCGGCGACGCAGGGTAGGGGTCCTTGGCCAAAAACTGGAGCGAACTGACGCTGCTggacgcgcggcggtgtcCAGACTGGTGGCCGTGAGATCCTCCAGAGCGAGGGGGACCACCGTTGCCCATCGGCCCTCGCATAGGAGAAAGTGTAGGGCCAGACAGGTAGTCGTCCAtgcggtggcgacgggggTTGGAGTGTTGCGGCCCGCGGGACGCGATGCCTGTAATGGACGCGAGGCTCGGCAAACCGCCAGGAAGCGACTGGGTAGGGCCGTGGTGTGTGAACCGGTTCCGCTGGGGCGGTGACATGTGAGTGCCCCCTGGCTGTGGTAATGACTGCCAGAGGACGTCGGCAAGTTGCCACGGTCGCGACGGTGATGGTGGCTCGTACTGTGGGCCGTGGCCCCGCGGAATGACGAGCTgcggccggctcggcgcccttggTGATGGAAGGCGCtggtggcgtcagcggggtaGGTTACCTCAAACTCACATTCTCAATCTCGCCGATGCTCATATCCGTCCAGCCATGGTTGGTCTTGAACgacgcgagctcgagacgctgtTGAAGCTGGGCAATTTTCTATCACTCGTCAGCAATGTTACTACCAATTGAAtagtcggcgtcggcggcgtcggcgggaaCACGCGTATAGACGCGTCGACTCGCGCCacccggccgccgccccc
Encoded here:
- the DCTN4 gene encoding Dynactin subunit 4, with translation MAQPILYHCAHLETPRAPLPAGYVSSFADFAPLDRLYFCEECDAVRCEGCVSVEVASYFCPNCLFDVPGSNVRGDKNRREIGWLFDKPSALASQLPKVYTQPEEVQSEFDALKDHLDKFVQQSAPPTRAQAHKRTPSRHIAQLTQAAQRALRRDVPGLTRHRARVPGKDEKIEKAGWDELAPYTAKGSWRQDGLERGTQDVDDMMSIEGEEVATLDKRWASSRQPAIMSSETVPQRIRLQTKLNKRCPHPTCRSVLIQPDTKSIRMLVKSVATSYLPAMELGRRRCRSGDQLPSDATDEDWERRRRERRRTRAHLPNEVDQDLSDPLRPGEVYTFQVAFTNPLYDPIQIRLGNAHQARHAVPVNHHVHIPTAHFTVGALKEAWAYDDEDEDDTGAEADDSAADEARKSSRLSLGGSSLRHRSTRDVGVEKKGNVTKVGLEVEIRPGAEKGPVEFDLEVRFTYRADDDGGGGKDGGGKEEYKTFTFWVRVCAGNIA